One part of the Acidobacteriota bacterium genome encodes these proteins:
- a CDS encoding TIGR00300 family protein, translating to MTETEALRSERSEVVEAEGHLVDSNLLQEVFDRVIEHGASFEVLRFDLGRTNEEISHLQLRVTAPSPAVLTELLSNLMPLGCHAAAKRDAKLEPAEADGCVPDDFYSTTNHRTFVHHGGDWLEVARQRMDAVIIVADGHAECRKLRDVRAGDQVVCGVAGVRVSPEFRERDRLGFAFMTGDVSTERRVEVSVARVVSMLRTTKAAGGRIAFVAGPVVVHSGGAEYFAELIRQGYVDVILAGNALAVHDVEHALFGTSLGIDLNAGIAVKEGHRNHMRAINVVSRAGGLRPAVERGVLRSGIMYEAIRNNVEYVLAGSIRDDGPLPDTVMDLIEAQDRYAASLRDVSLVVMLSTMLHSIGVGNMLPSSVRVVCVDINPAVVTKLADRGSSQTAGIVTDVGLFLHQLTSQLAAAKLASAAVGGAR from the coding sequence ATGACCGAGACCGAAGCGCTGCGCTCCGAGAGAAGCGAAGTTGTCGAGGCGGAAGGCCATCTGGTCGATTCGAACCTCCTCCAGGAGGTCTTCGACCGGGTGATCGAGCACGGAGCATCGTTCGAGGTGCTCCGGTTTGATCTGGGACGAACGAACGAGGAAATTTCGCATCTCCAGCTGAGGGTGACGGCGCCGAGCCCGGCGGTGCTGACGGAGCTGCTCTCGAATCTCATGCCGCTCGGTTGTCATGCAGCGGCGAAACGGGATGCGAAGCTCGAGCCGGCGGAAGCGGACGGCTGCGTGCCGGACGATTTCTATTCGACTACGAACCACCGGACTTTCGTCCATCACGGCGGCGACTGGCTTGAAGTGGCGCGGCAGCGCATGGACGCGGTGATCATCGTCGCGGACGGCCATGCCGAGTGTCGCAAGCTCCGCGACGTCCGGGCCGGCGACCAGGTGGTCTGCGGCGTCGCCGGCGTGCGCGTGTCGCCCGAGTTCCGGGAGCGCGACCGGCTCGGCTTCGCATTCATGACGGGCGATGTCTCGACCGAGCGGCGCGTGGAGGTGAGCGTGGCGCGCGTCGTGTCGATGTTGCGCACGACGAAGGCGGCGGGGGGACGAATCGCGTTCGTTGCCGGTCCGGTGGTGGTTCACAGTGGTGGCGCCGAGTACTTTGCCGAGTTGATCCGCCAGGGTTACGTCGACGTCATTCTGGCCGGGAACGCGCTGGCCGTACATGACGTCGAGCATGCACTATTCGGCACGTCGCTCGGCATCGACCTGAATGCGGGAATCGCGGTCAAGGAAGGTCACCGGAATCACATGCGGGCGATCAACGTCGTGAGCCGCGCGGGCGGCCTGCGGCCAGCGGTGGAGCGGGGTGTGCTTCGCTCCGGCATCATGTACGAGGCAATCCGCAACAATGTCGAGTATGTCCTGGCGGGAAGCATCCGGGATGACGGACCGCTGCCCGACACGGTGATGGACCTGATCGAGGCGCAGGATCGCTACGCGGCTTCACTGCGCGACGTCAGCCTTGTGGTGATGCTCTCCACGATGCTCCACAGTATTGGTGTCGGCAACATGCTCCCGTCGAGTGTCCGCGTCGTCTGTGTCGACATCAATCCCGCGGTTGTAACCAAGCTCGCGGATCGAGGGTCGTCCCAGACGGCCGGCATCGTCACCGACGTCGGGCTCTTCCTGCACCAGTTGACGTCGCAGCTGGCGGCGGCGAAGCTGGCCAGCGCCGCGGTGGGAGGTGCGCGATGA
- the xerD gene encoding site-specific tyrosine recombinase XerD has product MVEAWLDVLKGVRRLSPHTLASYRRDLAALAAYADSRRKELDRLGRQDLEAFVRERMTDGLAPRSVARVVASVRSFYRFLVADGRIDENPAEDLRPPRSWPALPSALSAEAIDTLIAQPDTGTPAGLRDRALIELLYATGLRVTELVSLRPGDLNLRHGYLTCLGKGNKERLVPMGAPAVEWVTRYRDEARPALLKGRTSSWLFVNARGGGKLSRVGFWKKLKQYGQRAGLPRDLSPHVLRHSFATHLLERGADLRSIQTLLGHSDLSTTQIYTHVLDARLKAVFEAFHPRA; this is encoded by the coding sequence CTGGTTGAGGCTTGGCTTGACGTTCTGAAGGGTGTTCGCCGGCTGTCTCCGCACACCCTCGCGAGCTACCGCCGAGACCTGGCGGCACTCGCGGCGTACGCTGACAGTCGGCGCAAGGAGCTCGATCGTCTTGGCCGGCAGGACCTGGAGGCGTTCGTTCGCGAGAGAATGACGGACGGCCTCGCGCCCCGGTCGGTGGCCCGGGTGGTAGCCAGCGTCCGGAGCTTCTACCGCTTCCTGGTGGCGGACGGCCGCATCGACGAGAACCCGGCCGAAGATCTGCGGCCGCCGCGGTCATGGCCGGCGTTGCCGTCGGCGCTCTCGGCCGAAGCAATCGACACATTGATCGCTCAGCCCGATACCGGAACGCCGGCCGGTCTGCGCGACCGGGCGCTCATTGAACTCCTGTACGCCACGGGTCTCCGCGTGACTGAACTGGTGTCGCTTCGGCCCGGCGATCTCAACCTGCGCCATGGCTATCTCACCTGCCTCGGCAAGGGGAACAAGGAGCGCCTCGTGCCGATGGGAGCGCCCGCGGTCGAGTGGGTGACCCGCTATCGCGACGAAGCCCGGCCCGCGCTGCTCAAGGGGCGGACATCGTCCTGGCTCTTCGTCAATGCTCGCGGGGGCGGAAAGCTGAGCCGCGTCGGTTTCTGGAAGAAACTGAAACAGTACGGCCAACGGGCCGGGCTGCCACGGGACCTGAGTCCCCATGTTCTGCGGCATTCGTTTGCCACGCACCTGCTGGAGCGTGGGGCGGATCTCCGATCGATCCAGACGCTGCTGGGGCACTCGGACCTGTCTACGACGCAGATCTACACCCATGTTCTGGACGCTCGCCTCAAGGCGGTCTTCGAGGCATTTCATCCGCGGGCCTGA
- the lptG gene encoding LPS export ABC transporter permease LptG, translated as MFRITSRYIVREVIPPFLLSLFVFTFLLLLPPIRDRAEELIGIGIAPGEIIRMLALLIPQSLGLTIPMGFLLGVLMALGRLSSDRETVAMQACGISFGRILAPLLLLATIVAAVNCWIMVELIPRSNLAFRELVFQVVANRAEGEIKPRVFHADDFPNLVLYVQEVSQTGGGWSNVFLADVGDPNRPDIYVAERGQVMVDAERGTVEVALSRGTRHHVDPARPEEYERHAFEDLLIQVDASSTFPAGGVQEGYAEMTIPQLRERASEMEADGLSPHWPIMYLHQKFSIPVACFVFVLLGAAFGISNRKDGRLASFALGIGVIFAYYIAMYTGEAMAMGQRMSPELARWLPNMVLGTAGILLVWWRTGRTDRRLPGAALAARLLPRRVPGAGAGAVDGPKAPGNRGEALVTVPRGSATIGFNILDWYVTGMYLRWVGLAFVGLLGIFYITEFVELSDNLFKEQATGLMLLQYLWYATPQFIYYVLPVAGLVATLVTIGVLTRTSELTVMKACGISLYRVALPLLAFSLVWSGCLFLMAETVLARANRQAEALDQQIRSGRVQMFDPLNRRWLVDDNGHIYHYLHFDPDRQEVGALSIFEFEDTPWSLRRRTFIAEATFGTDAGAPAGWNGRDVWEQDFTAGTSNGSGYRRDAERRLATIAPPEVFASELPEAELMSFRELQQYIEELRARGFDVVSLVVALHRKASFPFVTVILTLIAIPFAVTTGRRGTLYGVGAGIVLAFTYWIVVSIFGAFGSAGMLAPIIAAWAPNAFFGASAGYFLFAVRT; from the coding sequence ATGTTTCGTATTACGAGCCGGTACATCGTCCGGGAAGTCATCCCGCCCTTCCTGCTGTCGCTTTTCGTGTTCACGTTTCTGCTGTTGCTTCCGCCGATTCGGGATCGGGCCGAAGAACTGATCGGGATCGGAATCGCGCCCGGCGAGATCATCCGGATGCTGGCGCTTCTGATTCCTCAGTCGCTCGGACTGACTATCCCGATGGGATTCCTGCTGGGCGTTCTGATGGCCCTCGGACGTCTTTCCAGCGATCGGGAAACGGTGGCGATGCAGGCATGCGGGATCAGCTTCGGACGGATTCTCGCCCCGCTCCTTCTCCTCGCTACTATCGTGGCGGCCGTCAACTGCTGGATCATGGTCGAGTTGATTCCCCGGTCGAATCTGGCGTTCCGCGAACTGGTCTTCCAGGTGGTGGCGAATCGCGCCGAGGGTGAGATCAAGCCGCGGGTCTTCCACGCGGACGACTTCCCCAATCTCGTCCTGTACGTTCAGGAGGTCTCCCAGACGGGCGGCGGGTGGTCAAATGTCTTCCTGGCGGACGTTGGGGACCCGAACCGGCCGGACATCTACGTGGCGGAGCGCGGCCAGGTCATGGTCGATGCGGAACGCGGCACCGTCGAAGTCGCCCTATCGCGCGGAACACGCCACCATGTCGACCCGGCACGACCGGAAGAGTACGAGCGGCACGCGTTTGAGGACCTGCTGATTCAGGTAGATGCATCGTCGACTTTCCCCGCCGGTGGCGTGCAGGAAGGCTATGCGGAGATGACAATCCCGCAACTGCGCGAGCGAGCCTCGGAGATGGAGGCGGACGGTTTGTCGCCCCACTGGCCCATCATGTACCTCCACCAGAAGTTCTCCATCCCGGTGGCGTGTTTCGTCTTCGTGCTGTTGGGCGCGGCCTTCGGGATCAGCAATCGGAAGGATGGCCGCCTCGCCAGCTTCGCGTTGGGTATCGGCGTGATCTTTGCGTACTACATCGCGATGTATACGGGTGAAGCGATGGCAATGGGCCAGCGTATGTCGCCCGAGCTAGCCCGATGGCTACCCAATATGGTCTTGGGAACCGCCGGAATCCTGCTGGTCTGGTGGCGTACGGGACGGACCGATCGACGCCTTCCGGGCGCAGCGCTGGCAGCGCGCCTACTTCCCCGCCGGGTTCCCGGCGCGGGCGCCGGGGCGGTCGACGGTCCGAAGGCTCCCGGTAACCGGGGCGAGGCGCTCGTCACGGTTCCCAGAGGATCGGCCACTATCGGCTTCAACATCCTCGACTGGTACGTGACCGGCATGTACCTCCGGTGGGTCGGTCTGGCCTTCGTCGGCCTGCTCGGCATCTTCTACATTACGGAGTTCGTCGAGCTCTCCGACAACCTGTTCAAGGAACAGGCGACCGGCCTGATGCTGCTGCAGTATCTCTGGTACGCCACGCCGCAGTTCATCTACTACGTTCTGCCGGTAGCAGGACTCGTGGCGACGCTCGTGACTATCGGGGTTCTGACCCGGACGAGCGAGCTTACCGTCATGAAGGCATGTGGCATCAGTCTGTACCGGGTGGCGCTCCCGCTACTTGCCTTCAGCCTGGTCTGGAGCGGCTGCCTGTTCCTGATGGCCGAGACGGTGCTTGCCAGAGCGAACCGGCAGGCGGAGGCGCTCGATCAGCAGATTCGTTCCGGCCGGGTCCAGATGTTCGATCCGCTGAACCGGCGGTGGCTGGTGGATGACAACGGCCACATTTATCACTACCTCCATTTCGATCCGGATCGCCAGGAAGTCGGGGCGCTCTCGATCTTCGAGTTCGAAGATACCCCCTGGTCTCTCCGCCGGCGGACCTTCATCGCGGAAGCAACGTTCGGAACCGACGCCGGGGCACCCGCGGGCTGGAACGGTCGCGACGTCTGGGAACAGGACTTCACCGCCGGCACTTCGAATGGCTCGGGGTACCGGCGCGATGCCGAGCGCCGACTAGCGACGATCGCCCCCCCGGAGGTGTTTGCGTCCGAACTGCCGGAAGCAGAGTTGATGAGCTTCCGGGAACTACAGCAGTACATCGAGGAACTGCGGGCACGCGGCTTCGATGTCGTAAGCCTGGTGGTAGCGCTTCACCGCAAGGCGTCGTTTCCCTTCGTTACGGTGATCCTGACGCTGATCGCGATTCCGTTCGCGGTCACCACCGGCCGGCGCGGCACGTTGTACGGTGTCGGCGCAGGAATTGTCCTCGCGTTCACCTACTGGATCGTCGTCAGCATCTTCGGAGCTTTCGGCAGCGCCGGAATGCTTGCGCCGATCATCGCCGCGTGGGCGCCGAACGCCTTTTTCGGGGCATCGGCCGGCTATTTCCTCTTCGCGGTTCGCACCTGA
- the asd gene encoding aspartate-semialdehyde dehydrogenase, translated as MSERVPVGVLGATGTVGQEFIAGLADHPWFEVAWIGASERSAGKPYADATAWRLPTPRPEFVAGMTVQRCEPGGASPSLVFSGLDSSVAGEVERAFAEAGHTVVSNARNYRMETDVPLLIPEINADHLALLDVQGRARGWPGRIVTNPNCSTIVLTLALAPLRPFNPSRVTVSTLQAVSGAGYPGVASLDITGNILPHIRGEEDKMETETQKILGTLNGGAIHPHPMVVSATTTRVPVLNGHTMLVSVEFEDSPSEQDLIDAFRSFGGRPQEEGLPTAPARPIHYTGDPDRPQPRLDVDCEQGMAVTVGRLRRCPVLDWKFVALGHNTIRGAAGAAILNAEMMRVDGLLNQRAS; from the coding sequence ATGAGTGAGCGGGTGCCGGTTGGCGTGCTGGGCGCCACCGGGACGGTGGGGCAGGAGTTCATAGCAGGGTTGGCGGACCATCCCTGGTTCGAGGTGGCCTGGATTGGCGCAAGCGAGCGCTCCGCCGGCAAGCCCTACGCGGACGCCACGGCGTGGCGTCTCCCGACGCCTCGCCCGGAGTTCGTTGCCGGGATGACCGTGCAGCGTTGCGAGCCCGGGGGCGCGTCGCCGAGCCTCGTCTTTTCGGGCCTCGACTCGTCCGTGGCGGGTGAGGTGGAGCGGGCGTTCGCGGAGGCGGGGCACACGGTGGTGAGCAACGCACGGAACTACCGCATGGAAACGGACGTGCCGCTGCTCATTCCGGAGATCAACGCGGACCATCTCGCGCTGCTAGACGTGCAGGGGCGTGCACGGGGATGGCCGGGGCGTATTGTCACCAATCCGAACTGCTCGACCATCGTCCTGACGCTTGCCCTGGCGCCGCTCCGGCCATTCAATCCCTCCCGGGTGACCGTTTCCACGTTGCAGGCAGTGTCCGGCGCCGGCTATCCGGGGGTGGCGTCACTCGACATCACGGGCAACATCCTCCCGCACATCCGGGGCGAGGAGGACAAGATGGAAACGGAAACCCAGAAGATTCTCGGCACGCTGAACGGTGGCGCGATCCACCCGCACCCGATGGTCGTGAGCGCGACGACGACGCGGGTGCCTGTCCTGAATGGGCATACGATGCTGGTTTCGGTCGAATTCGAGGACTCGCCGTCGGAACAGGACCTGATCGACGCGTTCCGCTCGTTCGGCGGCCGGCCACAGGAGGAAGGGCTGCCGACCGCGCCCGCGCGCCCGATTCACTACACAGGCGACCCGGACCGCCCGCAGCCGCGGCTGGATGTCGACTGCGAGCAGGGCATGGCGGTTACGGTCGGCCGCCTCCGGCGATGCCCCGTCCTCGACTGGAAGTTCGTTGCGCTCGGGCACAACACCATTCGCGGCGCGGCCGGCGCGGCGATCCTGAACGCCGAGATGATGCGGGTCGATGGCCTGCTAAATCAGCGCGCGTCGTAG
- a CDS encoding DUF3347 domain-containing protein — MPPGLGGSSRGCAETAGEHPSERQAKPQPARGRGRLETSVVYWATSNNPVRVTLQGFRQLAQQFVRVVAIGLALGLPLAGCATRNASVIPVAAQPADFPTQLAEYVRAQTALAADDFEGAQTALAGLIAIADPTIRPLAEVAAGANDIASMRSDFKPLSEFLAAMELPPGYARAYCPMYDGGSNWVQVDGPVRNPYYGSEMLTCGVVDAAPGAHMDHSPQHGGRVFMAPDSFHHIEGVYPEPGIFRLYATDNYREPVDVTFWMGRIVLEEEYDAESDEFVEVRSAALLPSPDGAYLEAEVGDQPFPAEMIAKIRVVEEFPEDRFDFIFSEFSSAAPDVIDTSPAAAVPETLPLAERIRPRIPELTSDIVQGISQRNEEIANLVATGGFTEIFIPALQSKELALALHDRAEDLPAQDRNLIRIAVRSLVRSAWLLDWYGDLGNKQQVSDAHDVFDEAVDLITEIYGGVEP; from the coding sequence GTGCCGCCAGGTCTCGGCGGTAGCTCGCGAGGGTGTGCGGAGACAGCCGGCGAACACCCTTCAGAACGTCAAGCCAAGCCTCAACCAGCCCGCGGGCGCGGTCGGCTGGAGACCAGCGTTGTATACTGGGCAACGTCGAACAACCCGGTTCGCGTCACTCTACAGGGGTTTCGTCAGTTGGCTCAACAGTTCGTGCGGGTTGTCGCCATCGGCCTTGCGCTCGGTTTGCCGCTGGCCGGCTGCGCCACTCGCAACGCCTCCGTCATTCCCGTTGCCGCCCAGCCGGCCGACTTCCCGACCCAGCTCGCCGAGTATGTGCGGGCGCAGACGGCGCTCGCCGCCGACGATTTCGAAGGAGCCCAGACCGCGCTTGCCGGCCTGATCGCCATAGCGGATCCGACCATCCGGCCACTCGCCGAAGTGGCGGCCGGCGCGAACGACATTGCGTCCATGCGAAGTGACTTCAAGCCGCTGTCAGAGTTCCTGGCAGCCATGGAGTTGCCACCGGGCTATGCACGCGCCTACTGTCCGATGTACGACGGCGGATCGAACTGGGTGCAGGTGGACGGCCCGGTCCGCAACCCGTACTACGGTTCGGAGATGCTCACCTGCGGCGTGGTCGACGCGGCCCCGGGTGCGCACATGGACCACAGCCCGCAACACGGCGGGCGAGTCTTCATGGCGCCCGACAGTTTTCACCACATCGAGGGGGTTTACCCCGAGCCGGGGATCTTCCGTCTCTATGCAACCGACAACTACCGCGAGCCAGTGGATGTCACGTTCTGGATGGGACGCATCGTTCTCGAGGAGGAGTACGACGCGGAGAGCGACGAGTTCGTTGAAGTTCGGTCGGCCGCCCTGCTGCCGTCGCCCGACGGCGCGTACCTCGAGGCGGAAGTCGGCGATCAGCCCTTTCCCGCCGAGATGATCGCCAAGATTCGCGTCGTGGAGGAGTTTCCTGAGGATCGGTTCGATTTCATCTTCAGCGAGTTCTCCAGCGCTGCGCCCGATGTAATCGATACTTCGCCCGCTGCCGCGGTGCCCGAGACGCTGCCGCTTGCCGAGCGTATCCGCCCACGCATCCCGGAACTGACGAGCGACATCGTTCAGGGGATCAGCCAGCGGAACGAAGAGATCGCAAACCTGGTAGCGACCGGCGGATTCACAGAGATCTTCATTCCGGCGCTTCAGTCGAAGGAACTGGCGCTCGCGCTGCACGATCGGGCGGAGGACCTGCCAGCGCAGGACCGCAATCTGATCCGAATCGCGGTTCGCAGCCTCGTCCGCTCCGCCTGGCTCCTTGACTGGTACGGAGATCTGGGCAACAAGCAGCAGGTCAGCGACGCGCACGACGTCTTCGACGAGGCGGTCGATCTCATCACCGAGATCTACGGAGGCGTGGAACCATGA
- a CDS encoding aspartate kinase, producing the protein MTGASAAAPVVVQKYGGTSVATAEHICRIADRVARAREETQRLAVVLSAMGKTTDELVGLAHQVSSEPRGREMDLLLATGEQVSVSLLGLALQNRGIPAVSLTASQCGIRTDDAYNIARIESIDTARINAEFEHGRVVIITGFQGITRDQEVTTLGRGGSDITGAAVAAAVGATVCEICTDVDGVMSADPRVVPHATRWVEMTYEEAIEMASSGAKVLHPRAAEVCMAYRIPIHVRSSFHNGEGTWIRGAEEMVMEQAAVVGVNKETKIAKVTLIDVPDRPGLAAEVFQDLAARSINVRLIIQSASAAGIGRITFVLDTEYVDATRPLIDGWKARGLAQSDEVDPDVAKISIVGSRLASTPSLAARMFAVLAREGINIDCISSSEMKIACVINAVDAERAVQAVHDEFFPLGETADAAASAERQEVR; encoded by the coding sequence ATGACCGGCGCCAGCGCCGCGGCCCCCGTCGTCGTCCAGAAATATGGCGGGACTTCGGTCGCCACGGCAGAGCATATCTGCAGGATTGCCGACCGCGTAGCGCGCGCCCGGGAGGAGACGCAGCGGCTGGCGGTGGTGCTTTCGGCGATGGGGAAGACCACGGACGAGTTGGTTGGTCTGGCGCATCAGGTGTCGTCGGAACCGCGCGGGCGAGAGATGGATCTCCTGCTGGCGACGGGTGAGCAGGTGTCCGTATCGCTCCTCGGCCTGGCGTTGCAGAATCGCGGGATACCGGCGGTCTCGCTGACCGCGTCGCAGTGCGGCATCCGCACCGACGATGCGTACAACATCGCACGGATCGAGTCGATCGACACGGCACGCATCAACGCGGAGTTCGAACACGGGCGCGTGGTGATCATCACGGGCTTTCAGGGGATCACGCGTGATCAGGAGGTGACCACCCTTGGACGTGGTGGCAGCGACATCACCGGCGCCGCGGTGGCGGCGGCCGTGGGCGCCACCGTATGCGAAATCTGCACCGACGTCGATGGCGTCATGTCCGCAGACCCGCGCGTCGTCCCGCACGCGACGCGCTGGGTCGAGATGACCTACGAGGAAGCGATCGAAATGGCGTCGAGCGGCGCCAAGGTGCTGCATCCCCGCGCGGCGGAAGTTTGCATGGCCTACAGGATTCCGATCCATGTGCGGTCCAGCTTCCATAACGGAGAAGGCACGTGGATCCGTGGAGCAGAAGAGATGGTGATGGAACAGGCGGCGGTCGTCGGCGTCAACAAGGAGACGAAGATCGCCAAGGTGACATTGATTGATGTGCCGGATCGGCCCGGCCTTGCGGCAGAGGTGTTTCAGGACCTGGCCGCGCGGTCGATCAACGTCCGGTTGATTATTCAGAGTGCGAGCGCGGCGGGAATCGGGCGAATTACGTTCGTTCTCGATACCGAATACGTCGATGCGACCCGCCCTCTGATCGATGGCTGGAAGGCGCGCGGCCTGGCGCAGTCGGACGAGGTGGACCCCGATGTCGCCAAGATCTCGATCGTCGGGTCGCGTCTGGCCTCGACACCCAGCCTCGCGGCCCGGATGTTCGCCGTGCTGGCGCGCGAGGGGATCAACATCGACTGCATCAGCTCGTCGGAGATGAAGATCGCCTGCGTGATCAATGCCGTCGACGCGGAGCGGGCGGTACAGGCGGTGCATGACGAGTTCTTCCCGCTGGGCGAGACGGCGGATGCGGCAGCGTCGGCGGAACGGCAGGAGGTGAGATGA
- a CDS encoding methionine adenosyltransferase: protein MHRTGHYLFTSESVTEGHPDKIADQVSDGVLDAIFAEDPRGRVACESLLTTDLIVLAGEITTSAEVDYEAVARDAVRDVGYTDAAFGFDANTCEVQVRLHSQSPDIAMGVDPGGAGDQGLMFGYACTETPERMPLPIALSHRLVKALSTARRDGVLEYLRPDGKSQVTVEYVGDEPQRIHTVVVSSQHSDQVSTERLRAGIEEAVVRSTLPASLLDDRTIIHVNPTGRFVTGGPHGDCGLTGRKIIVDTYGGMAPHGGGAFSGKDPTKVDRSAAYMARYIAKNCVAAGLADRVQVQLAYAIGVADPVSVLVETFGTGTTGMTDEQLGDLVQAHFALKPRDIIETLDLRRPIYRSTAAFGHFGRSEPEFTWERTDKADALRAAAGAPDCLAAVHS, encoded by the coding sequence ATGCACCGAACCGGCCACTATCTTTTCACTTCCGAGTCGGTCACCGAAGGACATCCGGACAAGATCGCGGATCAGGTTTCGGACGGTGTCCTCGACGCCATCTTCGCCGAGGATCCCAGGGGACGTGTCGCCTGTGAGTCGCTTCTGACGACCGACCTCATCGTCCTGGCGGGCGAGATCACCACCAGCGCCGAGGTCGACTACGAGGCGGTGGCGCGCGATGCGGTGCGCGACGTCGGCTATACCGACGCTGCGTTCGGCTTCGACGCCAACACTTGCGAGGTGCAGGTGAGGCTGCACAGCCAGTCGCCCGACATCGCGATGGGGGTCGATCCGGGCGGGGCAGGCGATCAGGGATTGATGTTCGGCTACGCCTGCACGGAGACGCCGGAACGGATGCCGCTCCCGATCGCCCTGTCGCACCGTCTCGTGAAGGCGCTGTCAACGGCGCGGCGCGACGGCGTGCTCGAGTACCTGAGGCCGGACGGAAAGTCGCAGGTGACGGTCGAGTACGTCGGCGACGAACCGCAGCGGATCCACACGGTCGTCGTATCGAGCCAGCACAGCGACCAAGTGTCGACCGAGCGGTTGCGCGCGGGAATCGAGGAGGCGGTCGTCCGTTCGACGTTGCCGGCGAGCCTCCTCGACGACCGGACGATCATCCACGTGAATCCAACCGGCCGGTTCGTCACCGGCGGCCCGCACGGCGACTGCGGCCTGACCGGACGCAAGATCATCGTCGACACGTACGGGGGCATGGCGCCCCATGGCGGCGGCGCGTTCTCCGGAAAGGACCCGACAAAGGTGGACCGTTCCGCGGCCTACATGGCCCGCTACATTGCGAAGAACTGCGTCGCGGCGGGTCTCGCGGACCGCGTGCAGGTTCAACTGGCGTACGCGATCGGGGTCGCCGACCCGGTTTCGGTGCTGGTCGAGACGTTCGGTACCGGCACCACCGGAATGACGGACGAACAGCTCGGGGACCTCGTGCAGGCTCACTTCGCGCTGAAGCCCCGGGACATCATTGAAACACTCGATCTGCGCAGGCCAATCTACCGATCAACCGCGGCGTTCGGTCACTTCGGGCGTTCAGAGCCGGAGTTCACCTGGGAGCGAACCGACAAGGCGGACGCTCTGCGCGCAGCCGCTGGCGCGCCGGACTGCCTGGCGGCGGTCCACTCCTGA
- a CDS encoding amidohydrolase family protein produces the protein MRAALPSPTESIALVAALFATGCAELSSPAPIPTLSIGVVDANVWTGDPERPLVEAIGVAGDRVAALGSSDAIRALATDAIIIDADGATVVPGFIDAHVHLLDAGHRLLADSTGDALLLDDDFWPVAPEPPPAYTPAEDDAALDAALAYLAERGVTSVHHMGSWSDLEALGRARDSGRLTVRVYAAVPLPTWRRLRDAIADGRFGGDDGRGDNWLRVGALKGVVDGTVETGTAALDRPYPDSADDRGLMLYDVDRLSAQVDAADAAELQVALHAVGSRANHLALNAYERVIAANGPRDRRFRIEHAQHLRPDDIARFAALDVIASMQPAGIGDTGPRLEAMVGSAALAEPFPVRSLLDTGAVVAFGTNWGFAPAGPILGLYGAVTRRPLEAFYRSSWTPSERITIARALNAYTIAGAYASFEDRIKGRLAIGQLADFAVLDLALLSVPLPDVRLASVVVTVTGGRIVYDAR, from the coding sequence ATGCGAGCGGCGCTGCCGTCGCCAACTGAGTCGATCGCGCTCGTCGCGGCTCTTTTCGCGACCGGCTGCGCGGAACTGAGTTCGCCCGCACCCATTCCCACCCTCTCAATTGGCGTCGTCGATGCCAACGTCTGGACTGGCGACCCGGAACGGCCGCTGGTCGAGGCGATCGGTGTGGCCGGTGATCGTGTCGCGGCGCTGGGATCGAGTGACGCGATTCGGGCGCTGGCGACCGACGCAATCATCATTGACGCGGACGGCGCTACCGTCGTGCCCGGCTTCATAGACGCCCATGTCCACCTGCTCGACGCCGGTCACCGACTGCTGGCGGATTCCACGGGCGACGCGCTGCTGCTGGACGATGACTTCTGGCCAGTAGCGCCGGAGCCACCGCCCGCTTACACGCCGGCCGAGGACGACGCGGCGCTGGACGCCGCCCTCGCCTATCTGGCAGAACGCGGAGTTACGTCGGTCCATCACATGGGAAGCTGGAGCGACCTGGAGGCACTCGGACGGGCGCGCGACTCGGGACGCCTTACCGTGCGGGTCTACGCCGCGGTGCCCCTGCCCACGTGGCGGCGGCTGCGCGACGCGATCGCCGATGGCCGTTTTGGCGGCGACGACGGACGGGGAGACAACTGGCTCCGAGTCGGTGCGCTGAAGGGCGTAGTGGACGGTACCGTCGAGACCGGTACCGCCGCGCTTGATCGCCCCTATCCCGACTCGGCCGACGATCGCGGCTTGATGCTGTACGACGTCGATCGACTTAGCGCGCAGGTCGATGCGGCTGACGCGGCAGAGCTCCAGGTGGCCCTTCACGCGGTCGGCAGCCGCGCCAATCACCTGGCGCTCAACGCCTACGAGCGGGTGATAGCGGCAAACGGTCCGCGCGACCGCAGGTTTCGGATCGAGCATGCACAACATCTCCGGCCGGACGACATTGCCCGGTTCGCCGCGCTGGACGTGATCGCCAGCATGCAGCCGGCCGGGATAGGTGACACCGGTCCGCGATTGGAAGCGATGGTGGGCAGCGCCGCGCTCGCGGAACCGTTTCCCGTCCGGTCCCTTCTGGACACCGGCGCGGTCGTGGCGTTCGGGACGAACTGGGGATTTGCACCGGCGGGCCCCATCCTCGGCCTGTACGGGGCGGTCACCCGGCGTCCGCTCGAAGCGTTCTATCGGAGCAGCTGGACCCCATCCGAGAGGATCACGATCGCCCGGGCTCTCAACGCCTACACCATTGCTGGCGCGTACGCCTCTTTCGAGGATCGAATCAAGGGGCGGCTGGCGATCGGGCAACTGGCCGACTTCGCGGTCCTCGACCTGGCGCTGCTCTCCGTGCCCTTGCCGGACGTCCGCCTGGCGTCGGTCGTCGTTACCGTTACCGGCGGCCGAATCGTCTACGACGCGCGCTGA